Proteins encoded within one genomic window of Aurantiacibacter spongiae:
- a CDS encoding aldo/keto reductase — protein MTDYPTLTLNDDRRIPQLGFGTFKLKGDDAVEPVKTAIDVGYWLIDTAAVYENEEGVGKGIGEWSDIFLQTKVWNDDHGYDEALSALGASLERLGRDHVDMLLIHWPCPGQDKFVETWKALIEARDQGKAHSIGVSNFREEDLARIVDATGVTPAINQIELHPSFQQRDLRKVHEDMGIITQSWSPLGQGEGLQADAINAIAEAKGAPASAVILAWHLQHGLAPIPKASSRAHIAANFRALDTVLTEDQMAAIDALDDPHGRMGPEPGSFGG, from the coding sequence TTGACCGATTACCCGACTCTCACCCTCAACGACGATCGCCGGATTCCGCAGCTGGGCTTCGGTACCTTCAAGCTGAAGGGCGATGATGCCGTCGAACCCGTCAAAACCGCCATAGACGTGGGCTACTGGCTGATCGACACCGCCGCGGTGTACGAAAACGAGGAAGGCGTCGGCAAGGGAATCGGGGAATGGAGCGACATCTTCCTGCAGACGAAGGTGTGGAACGACGACCACGGTTACGACGAGGCGCTGTCGGCGCTGGGCGCAAGCCTGGAGAGGCTCGGCCGCGATCATGTCGACATGCTGCTGATCCACTGGCCCTGTCCCGGGCAGGACAAGTTCGTCGAGACGTGGAAGGCGCTGATCGAGGCGCGCGACCAGGGCAAGGCCCATTCCATCGGCGTATCCAATTTCCGCGAGGAGGATCTCGCCCGCATCGTGGACGCGACCGGCGTGACACCGGCGATCAACCAGATCGAACTGCACCCGTCCTTCCAGCAGCGTGACCTGCGCAAGGTTCACGAGGACATGGGCATCATCACGCAGAGCTGGTCGCCGCTGGGACAGGGCGAGGGGCTGCAGGCCGACGCGATCAACGCCATCGCCGAGGCGAAGGGCGCACCGGCCTCCGCCGTGATCCTGGCCTGGCATCTGCAACACGGCCTCGCCCCCATTCCCAAGGCCAGCAGCAGGGCGCATATCGCGGCCAATTTCCGCGCCCTCGACACGGTGCTGACCGAAGACCAGATGGCCGCGATCGACGCGCTGGACGATCCCCATGGCCGGATGGGGCCGGAACCGGGCAGCTTCGGAGGCTGA
- a CDS encoding helix-turn-helix domain-containing protein has product MSAADFSYGMAADSAGLPLSVSIYADRDPVLDEMREDVEQAGFDLREIGPLAMLLDDHARPLGELVVIDCQTLDGHGMAALSRLDMRVAHAGARLIVATSIDMLDTVFGCCLESDPQIIVDPRRADRVIALGRALADRPIRRVRELDEDDRLTLLRLTEQVASIAQRLDRFGTTAGRGADGGAFRFESPKTGYRAQGDGHVRKSRPPLPEPALVRQIIAQRRARTRFFDEDLFADPAWDMLLDLTAARAEHARVSVTSLCIASGVPPTTALRWIGQMTQAGLFDRVEDDTDRRRAFIRLSDSAADAMARYFAAVGAAAPAMA; this is encoded by the coding sequence ATGAGTGCGGCGGATTTCTCCTATGGCATGGCCGCGGACAGCGCCGGCCTGCCGTTGTCCGTTTCCATCTATGCCGACCGCGACCCCGTCCTGGACGAGATGCGGGAAGATGTGGAGCAGGCCGGGTTCGACCTGCGGGAAATCGGACCGCTGGCCATGCTGCTCGACGATCACGCGCGACCCCTTGGCGAGCTGGTGGTGATCGATTGTCAGACGCTGGACGGGCATGGCATGGCGGCGCTGTCGCGGCTGGACATGCGGGTGGCCCATGCCGGGGCGCGGCTGATCGTGGCGACATCCATCGACATGCTCGACACCGTGTTCGGCTGCTGCCTCGAATCCGATCCGCAGATCATCGTCGACCCGCGCCGCGCCGACCGTGTCATCGCCCTGGGCCGGGCGCTGGCCGACCGCCCGATCCGCCGCGTGCGCGAACTGGACGAAGATGACCGGCTGACCCTGCTGCGCCTGACGGAGCAGGTCGCTTCCATCGCGCAGCGCCTCGATCGCTTCGGCACGACTGCCGGACGCGGGGCCGATGGCGGGGCGTTTCGTTTCGAAAGTCCGAAGACCGGTTATCGCGCGCAAGGGGATGGCCACGTTCGCAAGTCCCGGCCGCCGCTTCCCGAACCCGCTCTGGTTCGCCAGATCATCGCCCAGCGCCGGGCTAGAACCAGGTTCTTCGATGAGGACCTGTTCGCGGATCCGGCGTGGGACATGCTGCTCGACCTGACCGCGGCGCGGGCCGAACACGCGCGTGTATCCGTGACCTCGCTCTGCATCGCTTCGGGTGTTCCTCCGACGACGGCGCTGCGCTGGATCGGCCAGATGACCCAGGCGGGTCTGTTCGACAGGGTTGAGGACGACACCGACCGCCGCCGTGCCTTCATCCGCCTGTCCGATAGCGCGGCGGACGCCATGGCGCGCTACTTCGCCGCTGTAGGGGCCGCCGCGCCGGCGATGGCGTGA
- a CDS encoding asparaginase → MRDASILVLATGGTIAGEAGSAVRADYRPGQIDIADFLAAFAQLGVPACLTGRQIANIGSEDISVELWRELHAALHEAMNDPAIDAVIVTHGTDTAEETAFLLDLTLPTEKPVVLVGAMRAADAVGSDGLRNFANAVRVAADPQASGRGVLLVMGDQVLSARDARKARTGGTSAFAGFPRGPVALATPSALDWLQPPHRSGEPARFVFPNSFPYVPVLFAYAAMGAAEVERLRNAGAAGLVLAGFGSGNMPDAVRTALTKAAAAGVPVVRATRVDEGLVDREPQDDASRFVAARALGPAKARILLQLLIASGVTDPADIQAAFDRR, encoded by the coding sequence ATGCGTGACGCTTCCATCCTTGTCCTCGCCACCGGCGGCACCATCGCCGGTGAAGCCGGTTCGGCCGTGCGGGCCGATTACCGCCCCGGCCAGATCGACATCGCCGACTTCCTCGCCGCCTTTGCGCAGCTGGGCGTTCCGGCGTGCCTGACCGGGCGGCAGATCGCCAATATCGGATCGGAGGACATCTCCGTCGAGCTGTGGCGTGAGCTGCACGCGGCGCTGCACGAAGCGATGAACGATCCGGCCATAGACGCCGTCATCGTCACCCACGGCACGGACACGGCGGAGGAAACCGCCTTTCTTCTCGACCTCACCTTGCCGACGGAGAAACCCGTCGTGCTGGTGGGCGCCATGCGGGCGGCGGACGCGGTGGGGAGCGACGGCCTGCGCAATTTCGCCAACGCCGTGCGCGTCGCCGCAGATCCGCAAGCCTCCGGGCGAGGCGTGCTGCTGGTGATGGGCGATCAGGTCCTGTCGGCCCGCGACGCGCGCAAGGCCCGCACCGGGGGGACCAGCGCCTTTGCCGGTTTCCCGCGCGGACCTGTCGCGCTGGCGACGCCGTCCGCGCTCGACTGGCTGCAACCGCCGCACCGTAGCGGCGAGCCGGCGCGCTTCGTCTTTCCGAATTCGTTTCCCTACGTGCCGGTCCTGTTCGCCTACGCCGCGATGGGGGCCGCGGAGGTCGAGCGATTGCGCAACGCCGGCGCGGCGGGCCTCGTGCTCGCAGGCTTCGGGTCGGGCAACATGCCCGATGCCGTGCGAACGGCGCTGACGAAAGCCGCCGCGGCGGGCGTGCCGGTCGTGCGCGCGACGCGGGTCGATGAGGGGCTGGTCGACCGCGAACCGCAGGACGATGCCAGCCGCTTCGTCGCCGCCCGGGCGCTCGGCCCCGCGAAGGCGCGCATCCTGCTGCAACTGCTCATCGCTTCGGGCGTGACCGATCCGGCGGACATCCAGGCCGCCTTCGACCGTCGCTGA
- the argH gene encoding argininosuccinate lyase: MWGGRFAEGPSAIMREINASIPFDKVLWAQDIAASKAHVAMLAACDIVSEADAEAIIGGLERIAEEYETQGVPEDWDLEDIHMTVEARLADLIGPVAGRLHTARSRNDQVATDFRLWVRAAMDEAVAGLEGLQRALVTRAGEHSGSIMPGFTHLQTAQPVTLGHHLMAYVEMAARDVSRFRDARERLNRCPLGSAALAGTGFPIDREMTAQALGFAGPTANSLDSVSDRDFALDYLAAAAQCALHLSRLAEEFVIWASQPFGFVRMPDALSTGSSIMPQKKNPDAAELVRGHAGRIIGCQTALTVTMKGLPLAYSKDMQDDKPPVFEAAGLLRLCIAAITGMVEGATFQTGRMRAAAELGYATATDLADWLVREADIPFREAHHITGAAVRLAEGRGAALGELSLADLQAIDARIDERVFAALSVESSVAARASHGGTAPAEVEKRVHEARGRLEMDA; this comes from the coding sequence ATGTGGGGCGGCAGATTTGCCGAAGGCCCCTCCGCCATAATGCGCGAGATCAACGCTTCTATCCCGTTCGACAAGGTTTTGTGGGCGCAGGACATCGCCGCGAGCAAGGCGCATGTCGCCATGCTGGCGGCCTGCGACATCGTGAGCGAGGCCGATGCGGAAGCGATCATCGGCGGGCTGGAGCGCATCGCGGAGGAATACGAAACGCAAGGGGTGCCGGAAGACTGGGATCTGGAGGACATCCACATGACCGTGGAAGCGCGCCTCGCCGACCTGATCGGACCGGTCGCGGGCCGCCTGCACACCGCGCGCAGCCGCAACGACCAGGTGGCGACCGATTTCCGCCTGTGGGTGCGCGCCGCAATGGACGAGGCGGTTGCGGGACTGGAGGGGTTGCAGCGTGCGCTCGTCACCCGCGCCGGCGAACATTCCGGCTCCATCATGCCGGGGTTCACCCATCTGCAGACGGCGCAGCCGGTGACGCTCGGCCATCACCTGATGGCCTATGTCGAGATGGCGGCGCGCGACGTCTCGCGCTTTCGCGATGCGCGCGAGCGGCTCAATCGCTGTCCGCTCGGCAGTGCGGCGCTGGCGGGAACGGGCTTTCCCATCGACCGGGAGATGACGGCGCAGGCGCTCGGTTTCGCCGGGCCGACCGCCAACAGCCTCGATTCGGTTTCCGACCGGGACTTCGCGCTCGATTACCTCGCCGCCGCCGCGCAATGCGCGCTGCACCTTTCGCGGCTGGCGGAAGAGTTCGTGATCTGGGCGAGCCAGCCCTTCGGGTTCGTGCGGATGCCCGATGCGCTGAGCACCGGCAGTTCGATCATGCCGCAGAAGAAGAACCCCGACGCGGCGGAACTCGTGCGCGGTCACGCGGGCCGGATAATCGGTTGCCAGACCGCCCTGACGGTGACCATGAAGGGCCTTCCGCTCGCCTATTCGAAGGACATGCAGGACGACAAGCCGCCGGTGTTCGAGGCGGCCGGCCTGCTGCGCCTGTGCATCGCCGCGATCACCGGGATGGTCGAAGGGGCGACCTTCCAGACAGGGCGCATGCGCGCCGCCGCCGAACTGGGATACGCGACCGCCACCGACCTTGCCGACTGGCTGGTGCGGGAAGCGGACATACCCTTTCGCGAAGCTCACCACATCACCGGCGCGGCGGTGAGGCTGGCGGAAGGCCGGGGCGCGGCGCTTGGCGAATTGTCGCTGGCGGACCTGCAGGCCATCGATGCGCGCATCGACGAGCGGGTATTCGCCGCGCTGTCGGTCGAATCGTCGGTCGCGGCGCGTGCCAGCCACGGCGGCACGGCCCCGGCAGAGGTGGAAAAGCGCGTGCACGAGGCGCGCGGGCGACTGGAGATGGACGCATGA
- a CDS encoding DUF5694 domain-containing protein codes for MTPVRKRRCFTVRSAKSLFIGIVACLAASAAAQDGDPVDIVDAAARERGDLSQVLVLGSSHLSSLPADFDRSRFDPLLGRLQDWVPGRITVEQLSGPQCDYLRAYAFAYPGTAEDYCPDPAAAREAVGLDGAGAEEAALALLAQQTRSPSETRRLAVLFLAIGEPASVHLQWLYLPEAERHADAVLTQPLADFLVRRGDRMNETEVVGVALARRLGLQRIHPVDDHTGDRAANTDDDELYAAEVQAAWQSSALEDRIWQLEAWERAVIFGELPVLDWYRNLNSDEQARLAMRTDFAAAARARQPGNGGRRYLAYWETRNLRMVANLREITEPGERVLAIVGVSHAPYYERYLAMMSDVETADLGSVLGAAD; via the coding sequence ATGACACCCGTTCGGAAACGGAGGTGTTTCACGGTTCGGTCCGCCAAGTCGCTGTTCATCGGCATCGTCGCCTGTCTTGCAGCGAGCGCCGCGGCGCAGGACGGCGACCCGGTCGATATCGTCGATGCGGCGGCGCGGGAGCGGGGGGACCTGTCACAAGTGCTCGTTCTGGGCAGTTCGCATCTTTCCTCGCTCCCGGCGGATTTCGACAGATCGCGGTTCGACCCGCTGCTCGGTCGCCTGCAAGACTGGGTGCCCGGCAGGATCACTGTCGAGCAGCTATCCGGGCCGCAATGCGACTACCTTCGTGCCTACGCCTTCGCCTATCCCGGGACGGCGGAAGACTACTGCCCCGACCCGGCCGCAGCGCGCGAGGCGGTCGGGCTGGACGGAGCCGGGGCGGAGGAAGCGGCGCTGGCGCTGCTGGCGCAGCAGACCCGCTCGCCTTCCGAAACCCGCCGCCTCGCCGTCCTGTTCCTTGCCATCGGCGAGCCCGCATCGGTGCATCTGCAATGGCTCTATCTGCCCGAAGCCGAACGGCACGCCGACGCCGTGCTGACGCAACCGCTGGCGGATTTCCTTGTCCGGCGCGGCGATCGCATGAACGAGACCGAAGTGGTCGGCGTCGCCCTGGCGCGGCGGCTGGGTCTGCAACGCATCCACCCGGTCGACGATCATACCGGCGACCGGGCGGCGAATACCGATGATGACGAGCTGTACGCGGCAGAAGTGCAGGCGGCGTGGCAGTCGTCGGCCCTGGAGGACCGCATCTGGCAGCTCGAAGCATGGGAACGGGCCGTCATCTTCGGCGAACTGCCGGTCCTCGACTGGTATCGCAATCTCAACTCGGACGAACAGGCGCGGCTCGCCATGCGAACCGATTTCGCCGCGGCCGCCCGCGCCCGGCAGCCCGGGAACGGCGGCCGCCGCTATCTGGCCTACTGGGAAACGCGAAACCTCCGCATGGTGGCCAATCTGCGCGAGATCACCGAGCCGGGGGAGCGGGTGCTCGCCATTGTCGGCGTATCGCACGCACCGTATTACGAGCGGTATCTGGCCATGATGAGCGACGTCGAAACCGCCGACCTCGGTTCTGTACTCGGCGCCGCCGACTAG
- a CDS encoding adenylosuccinate synthase: MANVTVIGAQWGDEGKGKIVDWLATRADAVVRFQGGHNAGHTLVVDGTTYKLSLLPSGIVTGTLSLIGNGVVLDPWALKAEIERLEGQGVAISATNFGIADNCALILPLHGELDGLREGAAGKGKIGTTKRGIGPAYEDKVGRRAIRVCDLAHLDDLEAQLDRLCAHHNALRAGFGVDPVDRAALVAMLREIAPFVLQFAQPVWKRLRDVRADGARILFEGAQGVLLDVDHGTYPFVTSSNTVSGSVAAGSGLGPKAAGFVLGIVKAYTTRVGSGPFPTELEDEIGQRLGERGHEFGTVTARKRRCGWFDAVLVRQSCAISGVTGIALTKLDVLDGFDTVKICTGYRLDGREIDYLPSSTVEQARLEPVYEEMEGWQESTEGARSWAELPAQAIKYIRRIEELIECPAASVSTSPERDDTILVRNPFAET; encoded by the coding sequence TTGGCCAACGTCACCGTGATCGGCGCCCAGTGGGGCGACGAGGGCAAGGGCAAGATCGTCGACTGGCTGGCGACCCGGGCCGATGCCGTCGTCCGGTTCCAGGGCGGGCACAATGCCGGCCACACGCTGGTGGTGGACGGCACCACCTACAAGCTTAGCCTGCTGCCGAGCGGTATCGTCACCGGCACGCTCAGCCTGATCGGCAACGGCGTGGTGCTCGATCCGTGGGCGCTGAAGGCCGAGATCGAGCGGCTCGAGGGGCAGGGCGTGGCCATCAGCGCGACAAATTTCGGCATCGCCGACAATTGCGCCCTTATCCTTCCGCTCCACGGCGAACTGGACGGCCTGCGCGAAGGCGCGGCGGGCAAGGGCAAGATCGGCACGACGAAGCGCGGCATCGGTCCGGCTTACGAGGACAAGGTCGGGCGCCGCGCCATTCGGGTGTGCGACCTTGCCCATCTGGACGATCTCGAAGCCCAGCTGGACCGGTTGTGCGCCCATCACAACGCGTTGCGGGCCGGCTTCGGCGTCGATCCGGTCGACCGGGCGGCGCTGGTCGCCATGCTGCGCGAGATCGCGCCGTTCGTGCTGCAATTCGCGCAGCCGGTGTGGAAGCGCCTGCGCGACGTGCGGGCCGATGGCGCGCGCATCCTGTTCGAGGGCGCGCAGGGCGTGCTGCTCGACGTCGATCACGGCACCTACCCCTTCGTCACCAGCTCCAACACCGTCAGCGGCTCCGTCGCGGCGGGAAGCGGGCTGGGACCGAAGGCGGCGGGCTTCGTGCTCGGCATCGTCAAGGCCTATACCACGCGGGTCGGCAGCGGCCCGTTTCCCACCGAGCTGGAGGACGAGATCGGCCAGCGGCTCGGCGAGCGGGGGCACGAATTCGGCACCGTCACGGCGCGCAAGCGGCGGTGTGGCTGGTTCGATGCGGTACTGGTGCGCCAGTCCTGTGCGATCAGCGGCGTCACCGGCATCGCGCTGACCAAGCTCGACGTGCTCGACGGCTTCGACACGGTAAAGATCTGCACCGGCTACCGGCTCGATGGAAGGGAAATTGACTATCTGCCGTCCAGCACCGTCGAACAGGCGCGGCTGGAACCGGTCTACGAGGAAATGGAGGGCTGGCAGGAGAGCACGGAGGGCGCGCGCAGCTGGGCCGAGCTGCCGGCGCAGGCGATCAAGTATATCCGCCGGATCGAGGAGTTGATCGAGTGCCCTGCCGCCAGCGTCTCGACCAGTCCCGAACGCGACGACACGATCCTCGTGCGCAATCCCTTCGCGGAGACGTGA
- a CDS encoding aldo/keto reductase → MPPQPTLTLSDKREMPQLGFGTWKIPDGEAADIVTRAVEAGYRLIDTASIYGNEEGVGRGLARQAATDEHVWLTTKIWNTDQGYASALGALGESLDRLGTDSVDMTLIHWPCPDREMFVDTWKALIEMQREGRTRSIGVSNFREDDLKRLADATGKPPVVNQIELHPRFQQRELRAVHQEMGIVTQSWSPLGQGELLENKAIATIAEDTGAPRAAVILAWHLHHGLAPIPKASSRDHMEANLAALDLSLTDEQVAAIDDLDSENGRMGEHPDDTN, encoded by the coding sequence ATGCCCCCGCAACCGACCCTAACCCTCAGCGACAAGCGCGAAATGCCGCAACTGGGCTTCGGCACCTGGAAGATACCGGATGGCGAGGCGGCCGATATCGTCACGCGCGCGGTCGAGGCGGGATATCGCCTGATCGACACCGCCTCGATCTACGGCAACGAGGAAGGCGTGGGCAGGGGCCTCGCCCGGCAAGCGGCGACGGACGAGCATGTCTGGCTGACCACGAAGATCTGGAACACCGACCAGGGCTACGCCTCTGCGCTGGGGGCGCTGGGCGAAAGCCTCGATCGGCTCGGGACGGATAGCGTGGACATGACGCTGATCCACTGGCCATGTCCGGACCGGGAGATGTTCGTGGATACCTGGAAGGCCCTGATCGAGATGCAGCGCGAGGGGCGCACGCGCTCCATCGGGGTGTCGAACTTTCGCGAGGACGACCTGAAAAGGCTGGCCGATGCGACGGGCAAGCCGCCGGTCGTCAACCAGATCGAACTGCATCCGCGGTTCCAGCAGCGCGAACTGCGCGCGGTGCATCAGGAGATGGGCATCGTCACGCAGAGCTGGTCGCCGCTGGGACAGGGCGAACTGCTCGAAAACAAGGCGATTGCGACCATCGCGGAGGATACCGGCGCGCCGCGCGCCGCGGTCATACTGGCCTGGCATCTGCACCACGGCCTTGCCCCCATTCCGAAGGCCAGCAGCCGGGACCACATGGAGGCCAACCTCGCCGCGCTCGACCTCTCGCTGACAGACGAGCAGGTTGCCGCAATCGACGATCTCGACAGCGAGAACGGGCGCATGGGCGAACATCCCGACGACACCAACTGA
- a CDS encoding TlpA family protein disulfide reductase yields MLKPRIVPLALACVSLGLLGACDREDGEAAQESATAERTSPAVELTGTLDRSFAGEEMPQVTVTNPAGERLDLGGGLGEPVLLNLWATWCAPCVVEMPLLDDLAGDLGESVRVLTVSEDFRGAAAVEPFFAERGLENLPQWIDAQNALASAYGGGPVLPLTILYDSDGREVWRVIGGYDWASEEARELVLEAAATDVAADIEEDDIDAN; encoded by the coding sequence TTGCTCAAACCGCGTATCGTCCCGCTCGCCCTGGCCTGCGTCTCGCTTGGCCTGCTGGGGGCCTGCGATAGAGAGGACGGCGAAGCGGCGCAAGAAAGCGCGACTGCGGAGCGGACAAGCCCAGCTGTCGAACTGACCGGCACGCTCGATCGCAGCTTCGCCGGGGAAGAGATGCCGCAGGTGACGGTAACGAACCCGGCCGGGGAGAGACTGGATCTTGGCGGCGGGCTGGGCGAGCCGGTGCTGCTCAACCTGTGGGCCACATGGTGCGCCCCCTGCGTCGTCGAGATGCCGCTGCTCGACGACCTGGCCGGCGATCTGGGCGAATCGGTGCGGGTGCTGACCGTGAGCGAGGACTTTCGCGGGGCGGCCGCGGTAGAGCCGTTCTTCGCCGAGCGTGGCCTGGAGAACCTTCCGCAATGGATCGACGCGCAGAACGCGCTGGCGAGCGCCTACGGCGGCGGCCCGGTGCTGCCGCTCACCATCCTCTACGACAGCGACGGGCGCGAGGTATGGCGGGTCATCGGCGGCTATGACTGGGCGAGCGAGGAGGCGCGCGAGCTGGTGCTGGAAGCCGCCGCGACCGATGTCGCCGCCGATATCGAGGAGGACGACATCGACGCGAACTGA
- the ruvX gene encoding Holliday junction resolvase RuvX, giving the protein MEQEPARPVSEGGVVTEDAAAFRGALPDGGALLGLDLGTRTIGTAFCDAGWSFATAGKTLPRGKFARDRAAIETLCAHRRVRGIVIGLPLNMDGSAGPRAQASRAFARNIAVTGLPVLLWDERWSTTAAERDMIATDTSRRKRAKRIDSHAAAIILQGAIDRLAGGLF; this is encoded by the coding sequence ATGGAGCAAGAGCCGGCCCGCCCCGTGAGCGAGGGCGGCGTCGTCACCGAGGATGCGGCGGCTTTCCGGGGCGCGCTGCCCGATGGCGGCGCGCTGCTCGGCCTTGATCTTGGCACCAGGACCATCGGCACCGCCTTCTGCGACGCGGGTTGGTCCTTCGCGACCGCGGGCAAGACCCTGCCGAGGGGCAAGTTCGCCCGCGACCGGGCGGCTATCGAAACGCTGTGCGCCCATCGGCGGGTGCGCGGCATCGTCATCGGCCTGCCGCTCAATATGGATGGCAGCGCCGGTCCGCGGGCGCAGGCGAGCCGCGCGTTCGCCCGCAACATCGCCGTCACCGGCCTGCCGGTTCTGCTGTGGGACGAACGCTGGTCCACCACCGCGGCGGAGCGCGACATGATCGCTACCGATACCAGCCGGAGAAAACGGGCCAAGCGGATCGACAGCCACGCCGCCGCCATCATCCTGCAGGGCGCGATAGACCGACTGGCCGGCGGCCTGTTCTGA
- a CDS encoding precorrin-2 dehydrogenase/sirohydrochlorin ferrochelatase family protein produces the protein MRSLPLFHRIAGQPVVVLGEGAMAEPKRRLVARAGGRVVTDMQSGIDEGARLAFVAHDDAAMCEADAIRLRCAGLLVNVVDRPDLCDFTTPSLLERDPVLIAIGTSGASAGLAKQLRLRLETLLPADVGHLAQALEAARGAIRSRFPQMSARRRALDDALAAGGPLDPLMAGSADRIGEWLGGAAEPEGEGVHDFTLSSDDPDDLTLRQARLLGAADAVLADPGVPPAILARARADAARLTLPYRDEMPAGLVVVLRLA, from the coding sequence GTGCGCTCTCTTCCCCTCTTCCATCGCATCGCCGGTCAACCGGTGGTGGTGCTCGGCGAGGGGGCGATGGCCGAGCCGAAGCGGCGGCTGGTGGCCCGGGCCGGCGGGCGCGTCGTGACCGACATGCAGAGCGGGATCGACGAGGGTGCGCGGCTGGCCTTCGTCGCGCACGACGATGCCGCGATGTGCGAGGCGGACGCCATCCGGCTGCGCTGCGCCGGCCTGCTGGTGAACGTCGTCGATCGGCCCGATCTGTGCGACTTCACCACGCCGAGCCTGCTGGAGCGCGACCCGGTGCTGATCGCCATCGGTACGAGCGGCGCCTCGGCGGGGCTGGCCAAGCAGTTGCGGTTGCGGCTCGAAACGCTGCTTCCCGCCGATGTCGGACACCTGGCGCAAGCGCTCGAGGCCGCGCGCGGTGCGATCAGATCCCGCTTTCCGCAAATGTCCGCGCGCCGCCGAGCGCTGGACGATGCGCTGGCGGCGGGCGGCCCGCTCGATCCGCTCATGGCCGGCAGCGCCGACCGTATCGGCGAGTGGCTCGGCGGCGCCGCGGAGCCGGAGGGCGAGGGCGTTCACGACTTTACCCTCTCCAGCGACGACCCCGACGACCTGACGCTGCGCCAGGCGCGCCTGCTGGGGGCGGCGGATGCGGTGCTGGCCGATCCGGGCGTGCCCCCCGCCATCCTCGCCCGCGCGCGGGCCGACGCCGCCAGGCTCACCCTGCCTTATCGCGACGAGATGCCGGCGGGGCTGGTGGTCGTGTTGCGCTTGGCGTGA
- the lysA gene encoding diaminopimelate decarboxylase codes for MDHFHIRDGQMHVEDVPLSRLAAEVGTPLYVYSRATFERHARVFREGLAGLDRPPQLAFAVKANPNLAVLGLLRREGYGADVVSGGELARALKAGMPAPDIVFSGVGKTTSELQQGLDAGIGQFNIESGEEGRELAAIAAARGQVAHCALRVNPDVDAGTHDKISTGRADTKFGVPIGHAPQLFAELSRLPGLDLRGLAVHIGSQLSELDPLEAAFAKLGDMLAKLRGAGHAITHMDLGGGLGVPYRRGETLPEPAQYGAMVARATRGWDVQLMFEPGRVIAGNAGVLLTRVIRVKRGLHNPFVIVDAAMNDLARPALYGAWHDFDAVSPTGERMLANIVGPICETGDTFATDREIDALGQDDLAVFRTAGAYGATMASSYNSRGFVAEVMVDGADYAVVAERIAPDAIADAERVPDFLR; via the coding sequence ATGGATCATTTCCATATCCGCGATGGCCAGATGCATGTCGAGGACGTGCCGCTTTCCCGCCTGGCTGCAGAGGTCGGGACGCCGCTCTACGTCTATTCGCGCGCCACGTTCGAACGCCATGCGCGCGTCTTTCGCGAAGGGCTGGCGGGTCTGGACCGGCCGCCGCAGCTCGCCTTCGCCGTCAAGGCCAACCCCAACCTGGCCGTTCTGGGGCTTCTCCGGCGCGAGGGATACGGTGCCGACGTCGTCTCGGGCGGAGAGCTGGCGCGGGCGCTGAAGGCGGGAATGCCGGCTCCGGATATCGTCTTTTCCGGGGTCGGCAAGACGACGTCCGAATTGCAGCAGGGGCTGGACGCCGGCATCGGCCAGTTCAACATCGAATCGGGCGAGGAAGGGCGCGAGCTGGCCGCCATCGCCGCCGCGCGCGGGCAGGTGGCGCACTGTGCGCTGCGGGTGAACCCCGATGTCGATGCCGGCACACACGACAAGATCTCGACCGGCAGGGCGGATACCAAGTTCGGCGTGCCCATCGGCCACGCGCCTCAACTGTTTGCCGAACTCTCCCGGCTGCCCGGTCTCGACCTGCGCGGGCTGGCCGTGCATATCGGCAGCCAGCTGTCCGAGCTCGATCCGCTCGAGGCAGCCTTCGCCAAGCTGGGCGACATGCTCGCCAAGCTGCGCGGGGCGGGGCACGCGATCACGCACATGGACCTGGGGGGCGGTCTCGGGGTGCCCTACCGCCGGGGAGAGACGCTCCCCGAACCGGCGCAGTACGGCGCGATGGTGGCGCGCGCGACGCGCGGCTGGGACGTGCAGCTGATGTTCGAGCCGGGGCGCGTTATCGCGGGCAATGCCGGCGTGCTGCTGACCCGCGTCATTCGCGTCAAGCGCGGTCTTCACAACCCCTTCGTGATCGTCGATGCCGCGATGAACGATCTCGCCCGCCCGGCGCTCTACGGCGCGTGGCACGATTTCGACGCGGTGAGCCCGACCGGCGAGCGGATGCTGGCGAACATCGTCGGCCCCATCTGCGAGACGGGCGACACCTTCGCCACCGATCGCGAGATCGACGCGCTCGGCCAGGATGATCTCGCCGTGTTCCGCACCGCCGGCGCCTATGGCGCGACGATGGCGTCGAGCTACAACAGCCGCGGCTTCGTGGCCGAGGTGATGGTGGACGGGGCGGACTATGCCGTCGTCGCCGAGCGCATCGCGCCCGATGCCATCGCCGATGCCGAACGCGTGCCGGACTTCCTGCGCTAG